A DNA window from Leishmania panamensis strain MHOM/PA/94/PSC-1 chromosome 27 sequence contains the following coding sequences:
- a CDS encoding hypothetical protein (TriTrypDB/GeneDB-style sysID: LpmP.27.0820) has translation MPSATAHGSLSASSPEETRRTIDSDCPLFNCFGVLSGGVIIDPIDESFVEFTSSVVYTPSTMAVDDDTEHSTHDSPARRTLQQANEHVFRTGETHLIRPECPLTVCTSELPLPPSGSDPCPKHFTCRTSSFSAAGNTGPTVTSPRHAVKIGMDNVNRWLSRLATRPGHQGQSPKCQAWRTVWTDAEELRLFMRSHRDVRGSGVSLYLPPRLPFPLRFRGQPISLVEDVESQPATGTQQYPPDLEANSAAAVPPDGVRCVAASFTCYTGVPRFAAATDTTPRFDAVEFARGTVVTRLRKRLRPYAETASLGRCRDSSDPDEEERFLVPLTGSTPRQAAFALFLMYFNHLGILCNGVRITGEAVASSCVEGLDCGTTTWDLCSKCLYDVRAEVERKRRITRQLREQPEHIFAGGTRWSTTARNRDAVAAAWTALLLSSREALLERIMELNRHIHNLHEEKQRRRHTEEQQSLCRRRVE, from the coding sequence ATGCCCTCGGCGACCGCCCACGGCAGTTTGTCCGCCAGCTCACCGGAGGAAACGAGGCGTACCATCGACTCGGACTGTCCTCTCTTTAACTGCTTCGGTGTGCTGAGTGGCGGTGTCATCATTGACCCGATCGATGAGTCGTTCGTGGAGTTTACGAGCTCCGTTGTGTACACGCCCAGCACAATGGCTGTGGACGACGACACGGAACACAGCACCCACGACAGCCCCGCACGTCGGACTCTGCAACAGGCAAACGAGCACGTCTTTCGCACCGGCGAGACACACCTAATTCGACCAGAATGCCCGCTGACAGTGTGCACCTCTGAACTACCTCTACCCCCTAGCGGCTCTGATCCTTGCCCGAAGCACTTTACATGTCGCACAAGCTCTTTCAGCGCCGCGGGCAACACAGGGCCAACAGTCACGTCACCGCGTCACGCAGTGAAGATAGGGATGGATAACGTCAATAGGTGGCTGAGCCGGTTGGCGACGCGTCCCGGTCATCAAGGACAGTCACCGAAGTGCCAAGCGTGGAGGACAGTATGGACGGACGCGGAAGAGCTCCGACTCTTCATGCGGTCACACCGCGacgtgcgcggcagcggggtctctctctacctcccACCACGCCTTCCGTTTCCACTGCGCTTCCGCGGCCAGCCCATTTCGCTCGTCGAGGACGTAGAAAGTCAACCAGCCACCGGCACCCAGCAATACCCGCCAGATCTCGAGGCGaacagcgcggcagcagttCCACCAGACGGTGTGCGTTGTGTGGCCGCCTCCTTTACGTGTTACACAGGTGTTCCTCGTTTTGCCGCAGCGACGGACACCACACCACGATTTGACGCGGTGGAGTTTGCTAGGGGAACGGTGGTCACCCGACTGCGAAAGCGACTCCGCCCATACGCCGAGACAGCGTCGCTAGGACGGTGCCGGGACTCCTCCGACCCcgacgaggaagagcggtTCTTGGTTCCCTTGACCGGTTCCACTCCTCGCCAGGCCGCCTTTGCCCTTTTTCTGATGTACTTCAACCACCTAGGTATCCTCTGTAATGGCGTGCGTATCACAGGAGAGGCAGTGGCCTCGTCGTGCGTTGAGGGGCTCGATTGCGGCACCACGACGTGGGATCTGTGCTCCAAGTGCCTCTACGACGTCCGCGCCGAGGTAGAGCGAAAGCGGCGCATTACGAGGCAGCTGAGAGAACAACCCGAGCACATCTTCGCTGGCGGCACTCGCTGGAGCACCACGGCAAGGAACCgcgacgcggtggcggcagcgtggACAGCGCTGCTACTTTCGTCGCGAGAAGCCCTATTGGAGCGCATAATGGAGCTTAACCGCCACATACACAACCTCCACGAAGAAAagcagcgtcggcggcacaccgaggagcagcagtcTCTGTGCAGGCGACGAGTCGAATAA
- a CDS encoding hypothetical protein (TriTrypDB/GeneDB-style sysID: LpmP.27.0830), producing the protein MLRLGRRRLAVVTATAITDAATKLNALLDMTNRTHPVPHGEMKRFLKTEVMPILAGTELDRRGNSTDLRHFLGQLTRDAAFAAVIIGARPGASFLQTIVTCIKEDHQRMRFLPKMTSPQASKIIEYLCKAGVTDAEVYPVLISRLNFSSLHELGRVMFALTESGFHALNMLVVVPLYAGEKWVLLFNKAKTSKTMSSCNAFDAVRILRALSKSCRTYVEECRRATKNSMTDIPHESLNLLRNNLLRFIFENASALRGAHWLNVARALLNFPSEFNELWHLVRDYPAIENEVQSARCVPAGITNASSSHDAAVLYVVNCETVGAAAMQRVFQYAEQRTGVPDAEVGSPISAEFPFDLSYPDLVKLLPLLDQFPSMTSASQTQQRVELVLRVVCTNVHHLRLQDLVTMLQVLRRLRPSTKTTAAVETITDEVSNRLTASSPEQVLGVIPFRTVAQLAAALAALRVTRCDGFVTLVATSDNIFPSSLTVDTALSFINALAALKMTRPSLCHGALESILRSMLNFYTRQLKKGPMLDAFPIYVARILRGCVLLDYIPPVDILRSVLLGSAEASLRMSEEVHGAGGVLVFDLSRSLSHFLKQARTTAPEREKDLWECGVLQVVLPLSIACSEDTVHAMERHQQVASSSHTAVSWRSTVEMLALFVDPQMDSTDRGVMVQRLQEAFPEVEALLRVSAMATRAHLHKCSHHVRHGDEARQRSRQTPFNANCNIHFLSALLIFEYMVFHANTQAARPFPTSANQVSTTTDDKVEKDRATLAALKGRYCDFLSAPLSKSVPDTPMDIVRRIFECPLSGSVASSTAPPSTVVLLEKRDAVEITTTLPFALSLVMDPGPVNEFFTERCMSIMVGDAEELH; encoded by the coding sequence ATGCTGCGTTTGGGTAGGCGTAGACTTGCTGTGGTCACGGCAACTGCCATCACGGACGCGGCGACCAAGCTGAACGCGCTCCTCGACATGACAAATCGTACGCATCCAGTCCCCCATGGTGAGATGAAGCGCTTTCTCAAGACGGAGGTCATGCCGATACTGGCGGGAACAGAGCTGGATAGGCGCGGTAACTCCACAGACCTCCGCCACTTTCTCGGCCAACTAACTCGCGACGCAGCCTTCGCGGCTGTCATCATTGGTGCCCGTCCGGGGGCGAGCTTTCTGCAGACGATCGTGACATGCATTAAGGAAGACCATCAGCGCATGCGCTTTCTGCCCAAAATGACCTCGCCGCAGGCAAGCAAGATCATCGAGTATCTTTGTAAGGCGGGGGTGACAGACGCGGAGGTGTACCCCGTCTTGATCTCGCGACTGAACTTTTCCAGCCTCCACGAGCTGGGCAGGGTCATGTTTGCGCTCACAGAGTCCGGCTTCCACGCGCTGAACATGCTCGTTGTCGTACCTCTCTACGCTGGAGAAAAGTGGGTGCTTCTGTTCAACAAAGCCAAGACCTCAAAGACCATGTCGTCGTGCAACGCTTTCGACGCTGTGCGGATTCTGCGTGCACTCTCCAAATCGTGCCGCACCTATGTTGAGGAGTGCCGGCGCGCTACAAAGAATAGCATGACAGACATCCCCCACGAGAGCCTTAATCTACTGCGCAACAACCTCTTGCGCTTTATCTTCGAAAACGCATCTGCTCTGCGCGGAGCCCACTGGCTGAACGTCGCCCGGGCGCTGCTGAACTTCCCGAGCGAGTTCAACGAGCTGTGGCACCTCGTCCGAGACTACCCGGCCATCGAGAATGAGGTGCAGTCTGCGCGGTGTGTGCCAGCAGGCATCACGAACGCCTCGTCGTCGCATGACGCAGCGGTATTGTACGTCGTCAACTGCGAAACCGTTGGGGCCGCGGCAATGCAACGCGTATTTCAGTACGCCGAGCAACGCACAGGTGTCCCGGATGCGGAGGTGGGGAGCCCCATCAGCGCGGAGTTTCCGTTTGACCTGAGTTACCCTGACCTTGTGAAGCTGCTCCCCTTGCTCGATCAGTTTCCCAGCATGACATCCGCGTCTCAGACCCAGCAGCGGgtggagctggtgctgcgggTGGTGTGCACGAATGTGCACCATCTCCGATTGCAGGACCTCGTCACGATGCTGCAGGTGTTGCGCCGCCTACGGCCATCGACCaagacgacggcggcagtggagaCGATCACGGACGAGGTGAGCAAccgcctcaccgcctcctctccagAACAGGTTCTCGGTGTCATCCCTTTCCGCACTGTTGCGCAACTTGCagccgcgctggcggcgctgcgcgtcaCTCGGTGCGACGGCTTTGTTACCCTTGTAGCCACCAGCGACAACATATTTCCCTCCTCGCTGACAGTGGACACGGCGCTGTCCTTCATCAACGCTTTAGCGGCGCTGAAGATGACGAGACCAAGCCTGTGCCACGGCGCGCTGGAATCGATACTGCGCAGCATGCTAAACTTTTACACACGTCAGCTGAAGAAGGGGCCCATGCTGGACGCCTTTCCCATTTACGTCGCCCGAATACTGCGCGGCTGCGTTCTGCTCGACTACATACCACCTGTAGACATACTGAGGAGTGTTCTTCTGGGCTCAGCGGAAGCGTCACTGCGCATGAGTGAGGAGGTacacggcgctggcggcgtgCTCGTGTTCgacctctctcgctccttgtCCCACTTCTTGAAGCAGGCGCGGACCACCGCCCCGGAGCGGGAGAAGGATCTGTGGGAGTGTGGTGTATTGCAGGTTGTACTGCCTCTCTCCATCGCGTGTAGCGAGGATACCGTACACGCTATGGAACGTCATCAACAAGTGGCATCCTCCTCGCATACCGCGGTGTCATGGCGCTCCACAGTGGAGATGCTGGCGCTCTTCGTTGACCCACAGATGGATAGCACAGATAGAGGCGTCATGGTGCAGCGACTGCAAGAAGCCTTTCCAGAGGTGGAAGCCTTGCTGAGGGTGTCCGCGATGGCAACCCGTGCGCACCTGCATAAGTGCTCCCACCACGTTCGCCACGGAGACGAGGCTCGTCAGCGTTCACGACAGACGCCCTTCAACGCCAACTGCAATATccattttctctctgctttgCTGATCTTCGAGTACATGGTCTTCCACGCGAACACGCAAGCAGCAAGACCTTTCCCGACTTCCGCTAACCAGGTCAGCACCACTACTGATGACAAGGTTGAGAAGGATAGGGCCACTTTGGCGGCCCTCAAGGGCCGCTACTGCGACTTCCTTAGCGCCCCCCTCAGCAAGTCGGTGCCCGACACGCCCATGGATATCGTGCGTCGCATCTTTGAGTGCCCACTCTCGGGCTCGGTCGCTTCTTCGACTGCGCCACCGTCTACAGTGGTGCTCCTGGAAAAAAGGGATGCGGTAGAAATtacgacgacgctgccgtttgcgctctctcttgtgATGGATCCAGGGCCAGTCAACGAGTTTTTCACAGAGCGATGCATGTCGATTATGGTAGGCGACGCGGAGGAGTTGCACTGA
- a CDS encoding hypothetical protein (TriTrypDB/GeneDB-style sysID: LpmP.27.0840) — protein sequence MDLEVVNVGDGRRATLVEHLLARLEQHGLRRRLAAEDDATSYAVDVAARGDTGESAEDGNDEVNTSGENGTDGSRAAPSCSSSVGDFSPVAQSKASQTREAYYYLCVPCELRLTRISRRPPPWRALEDVHFHFSSATHRATASWMADDDIDETLHSTPLVTPTDYYSRIYVNGIPTLLSRRPGGGDMFYPLPHEQELVASLNASAACDYDGVDERHGSRTKSQSSTVSVTHTGGLFPPSAPRGAQGGAPVLWHRALLSLYTKMVQVVRRTRSSSLADVSSDRRKYRVDRTRSRIMVGVDHVSLGEYREQSWLPLYKVPLSLAVYRLRRERVPKPLLARPEYTGRQGQAVPLQCSEAAVLAAQAADVAHRSVYTQPYQPISEGSRDDHRQSDAFSTSIPVPTTVFEDECYRVALLSAVERAHHEDLLHTETSRRLSRSVCVANGEPQEMHHPVLTLELLMQHTQSTSQPWGPAVGSNTALRSTFVSTTAPPMLSHRSSIGHLTRRSSPSSTSSAPVSEDPTTSSSSIHTRKRAKREGCR from the coding sequence ATGGACTTGGAGGTCGTTAACGTCGGTGATGGGCGGCGCGCCACCCTGGTAGAACACCTGTTGGCACGACTGGAGCAGCACGGCCTGCGGCGCCGACTGGctgccgaggacgacgccaCATCGTACGCTGTGGATGTCGCCGCCCGCGGAGATACAGGGGAAAGCGCGGAGGACGGCAATGACGAGGTGAATACATCAGGGGAAAATGGCACTGACGGCTCCAGAGCCGCACCCTCGTGCTCCTCAAGTGTCGGGGATTTCTCTCCCGTGGCGCAATCGAAGGCCTCCCAAACACGAGAAGCGTACTACTACCTCTGCGTTCCTTGTGAGCTCCGCCTTACGCGTATCAGTCGTCGTCCGCCACCGTGGCGTGCGCTCGAGGACGTTCActtccacttctcctctgcAACGCACCGCGCCACGGCATCGTGGATGGCGGACGATGACATTGACGAGACCCTCCACTCCACACCCCTCGTCACGCCGACAGACTACTACAGTCGCATCTACGTCAACGGGATCCCAACGCTCTTGTCCCGCCGCCCGGGTGGGGGAGACATGTTCTACCCACTTCCGCACGAGCAGGAGCTTGTGGCCTCCTTAAACGCCTCAGCTGCATGCGATTACGACGGTGTAGACGAGCGGCATGGCTCGCGGACGAAGTCACAGTCCTCAACGGTGtcagtcacacacacaggcgggTTATTCCCCCCGTCGGCGCCAAGAGGTGCGCAGGGAGGGGCACCTGTGCTATGGCATCGTGCACTCCTCAGTCTCTACACTAAAATGGTTCAGGTTGTACGTCGCACACGCTCTAGTAGTCTTGCCGATGTGTCCTCGGACCGCCGAAAGTACCGTGTGGACCGCACGAGGTCGCGAATTATGGTAGGTGTCGACCATGTCAGTCTTGGTGAGTACCGCGAGCAATCCTGGTTGCCGCTGTACAaggtgccgctgtcgctggcgGTGTATCGACTCCGCCGGGAGCGCGTCCCCAAGCCTCTGCTGGCACGCCCAGAGTACACCGGCCGACAAGGACAGGCTGTGCCACTTCAGTGCAGTGAGGCCGCGGTGCTCGCCGCTCAGGCAGCTGATGTGGCGCACAGGTCTGTTTATACGCAACCCTACCAGCCAATCTCGGAGGGCTCTCGCGATGATCACCGACAAAGCGACGCCTTCTCAACGTCTATCCCCGTGCCGACCACGGTCTTTGAGGACGAGTGCTATCGGgttgctctcctctccgcaGTGGAACGGGCGCACCACGAGGACCTCCTGCACACAGAGACCTCTCGACGGCTGAGCCGCTCCGTATGCGTGGCCAACGGTGAACCACAGGAGATGCATCACCCAGTACTGACGCTTGAGCTACTCATGCAGCACACCCAGTCCACTTCCCAGCCCTGGGGCCCTGCTGTCGGGTCCAACACCGCCTTGCGTAGTACCTTTGTGTCGACCACTGCACCGCCGATGCTCTCtcatcgcagcagcatcggtCACCTTACACGCCGTAGTAGTCCAAGCAGCACGTCATCTGCGCCAGTGTCGGAGGACCCCACCACTTCGAGTTCGTCAATCCACACCCGCAAGCGTGCCAAGCGAGAAGGCTGCCGGTGA
- a CDS encoding hypothetical protein (TriTrypDB/GeneDB-style sysID: LpmP.27.0850) translates to MQEALFSINVLRSPFGVRGVQLVPTSDVRVTVTKESTVTDAPFIDNYAQVLPVYKHPEVATRRSYAVSSTRGIQQLVANTRSASLPSPSFLVAAPQVKRRENFLPSTTPQLQVISKHEKGRLLVWNGLTGAVDAACLLPPSFTVHHCAIAASYVYTTVESSAAASGAEEEACVYVWARPSFRGVTVLRGHGSRLTALGVWPMETFTLIATASLDGTMRLWRHQHNPHLWNDVLAGEDPVQLLWVLTTAELGNVHSVMFLSADTVVVTATRCALAFVRFPDAPAKWKGRCSVVSTGTVDTPVFQTVRSIVDPDGGTTFLHVCPFNRTRDGVVAATAAIGHFNAFSSVVSPSPQVNGAATALSSTTYLLTGSTSGFIQEWEVNVEGTASAGAQPHLAASSTMPVYVNVKCRWYHKAHSATVNCLVTDENVVVSTSFFDHTCLYHRKSGATCTISSTAAVPLLVPQRKELVWGTIDGALSVASYAHFASGAMKEVQLLWTAKPHATAIRGVCLSLTPNLCWDTLCTGAADGSMCVWRAAPEVEQVAASCGAAKEKGAAPLISRILHLLVLPSHTVEKVGSSVKQVTALVAGLKAVSADKQGSILVVELTATGGLGQVTDVPIKGSKEVSCARLCCCDKGTLSLWVGTPCGQILHAVKQRAQKAWPALTPVHWDTKPNGSVASIADDAAFSTIMVAVAEPVAASRASQRLYLSALQLDPKAAAPTVLSLWEGAVVLCGTASAANRRERTFSMTWLSRVDSDEQASPRTTDGLLVCGSDGTVVSCFRRRMSNAATRVGAWQTPEVLIMASLVGEPDIIHRNFDESPSLLATAVTAQSRNSDLLCLDVFENRSRVLVPLKVRTTQLTAILCDVGTPKVRLAAVRQKKSDHASEVALFNDAGRECGRVTYDGAVVLNNDVTGTSASMEKLSYTPKAQGLPLRRPSVEVTVGTAALTADCTVIAAHAGERIIFIGYENGLLQLVDTTDVYVFCRRWATDASGVAQPIAEVRYGGSGVVVVRLANNHLCSFAIPPRSLLDQPSLSQNV, encoded by the coding sequence ATGCAGGAGGCTCTCTTTTCTATAAACGTGCTGCGAAGCCCTTTTGGGGTGCGTGGGGTACAGTTGGTGCCGACATCCGACGTCAGGGTGACGGTGACGAAGGAGTCGACTGTCACTGATGCCCCGTTCATAGACAACTATGCGCAGGTACTCCCGGTGTACAAACACCCTGAGGTGGCGACGCGTCGGAGCTACGCGGTCTCCAGCACCCGCGGCATCCAGCAGTTGGTCGCCAacacacgcagcgcctctcttccatcACCGTCCTTTCTCGTAGCAGCTCCACAAGTcaagcgcagagagaacTTCTTGCCATCCACcacaccgcagctgcaggtcatCTCCAAGCACGAAAAGGGTCGTCTGCTGGTGTGGAATGGTCTCACCGgcgccgtcgacgccgcctgTCTCTTGCCCCCGTCGTTCACGGTGCATCACTGCGCAATCGCGGCGTCGTATGTGTACACGACCGTGGAGAGCTCCGCGGCTGCATCTggtgcggaagaggaggcctGCGTGTACGTATGGGCCCGCCCCAGCTTTCGCGGCGTTACAGTGCTGCGAGGCCATGGCAGTCGCTTGACTGCGTTGGGGGTATGGCCGATGGAGACCTTCACACTAATCGCCACGGCAAGTCTCGATGGCACGATGCGACTGTGGCGCCATCAGCACAACCCACACCTCTGGAACGACGTTCTCGCTGGAGAAGACCCGGTGCAGCTCCTGTGGGTGTTGACCACGGCGGAGCTGGGCAACGTGCACTCGGTGATGTTTCTTTCAGCAGACACGGTGGTGGTCACCGCAACGCGCTGCGCATTGGCTTTTGTCCGCTTCCCTGATGCACCGGCGAAGTGGAAGGGCCGCTGTAGCGTGGTGAGTACGGGGACGGTCGACACCCCGGTTTTCCAGACTGTGAGGTCCATTGTGGACCCCGACGGTGGCACCACGTTTCTGCATGTGTGCCCATTCAATCGCACCAGGGACGGGGTGGTGGCTGCGACTGCCGCGATTGGTCACTTTAATGCGTTCTCCTCCGTTGTTTCTCCATCACCTCAAGTCAACGGCGCGGCGACCGCGTTGTCCTCTACAACGTACCTCCTCACTGGAAGCACCAGCGGGTTCATACAGGAATGGGAAGTAAATGTGGAGGGCACTGCGTCTGCGGGGGCACAGCCGCATCTGGCAGCGTCGTCTACCATGCCAGTCTACGTCAATGTCAAGTGCCGCTGGTATCACAAGGCGCACTCTGCCACGGTGAACTGCCTCGTCACGGATGAGAATGTCGTGGTAAGCACGAGCTTCTTCGATCACACCTGCCTGTACCATCGCAAGAGCggcgccacctgcaccatcagcagcaccgcagctgtTCCCTTGCTTGTCCCGCAGCGGAAGGAACTCGTGTGGGGCACCATCGACGGCGCATTAAGCGTTGCGAGCTACGCGCACTTTGCCTCTGGAGCGatgaaggaggtgcagctgttgTGGACCGCCAAGCCCCACGCGACGGCCATCCGCGGAGTGTGCTTGTCCTTGACACCCAACCTCTGCTGGGACACCCTGTGCACTGGTGCAGCCGATGGCtctatgtgcgtgtggcgagCTGCGCCGGAGGTGGAACAGGTGGCGGCTAGCTGCGGGGCAGCCAAAGAGAAAGGTGCCGCGCCGCTGATCAGCCGCATCTTGCACCTACTCGTTCTGCCATCACACACTGTCGAGAAGGTTGGTTCTAGTGTGAAACAGGTGACCGCCCTGGTGGCGGGGCTGAAGGCCGTCTCCGCCGACAAACAAGGCTCAATCCTCGTGGTGGAGCTGACCGCCACTGGAGGCCTTGGGCAGGTGACCGATGTACCCATCAAAGGCAGCAAAGAGGTCTCGTGCGCacgcctgtgctgctgcgacaagGGCACCCTCTCGCTCTGGGTGGGTACGCCGTGTGGCCAGATTTTGCATGCTGTCAAGCAACGGGCGCAGAAGGCCTGGCCAGCGCTGACGCCGGTGCATTGGGATACCAAGCCTAACGGCAGCGTGGCCTCTATCGCAGATGACGCGGCGTTCTCGACCATCATGGTGGCGGTTGCTGAACCAGTCGCCGCGAGTCGGGCATCACAACGGCTGTACCTCTCAGCACTTCAGCTGGACcccaaggcggcggcgccgacggtGCTGTCCCTGTGGGAAGGCGCTGTTGTTCTTTGTGGCACGGCATCTGCAGCGAACCGCCGAGAGCGCACATTCTCCATGACGTGGTTAAGCAGGGTGGATTCCGACGAGCAGGCCTCTCCGCGTACAACTGATGGGCTGCTGGtatgcggcagcgacggcaccgtAGTGAGCTGTTTTCGAAGACGCATGTCCAATGCTGCCACTCGTGTAGGCGCTTGGCAGACACCTGAGGTGCTCATCATGGCGTCATTGGTCGGTGAGCCGGACATCATTCACCGCAACTTTGACGAGTCGCCGTCGTTATTGGCCACAGCGGTGACCGCGCAAAGCAGGAACTCAGATCTTCTCTGCCTCGACGTGTTCGAAAACCGCTCGCGGGTGCTGGTGCCCTTGAAGGTGCGGACAACGCAGCTGACGGCGATTCTGTGCGACGTTGGGACGCCAAAGGTGCGattggcggcggtgcggcagaaAAAATCGGATCACGCGAGCGAAGTGGCCCTCTTCAACGACGCCGGTCGGGAGTGCGGCCGGGTAACCTACGACGGCGCTGTTGTACTGAACAACGACGTGACTGGAACATCTGCCTCGATGGAAAAGCTTAGCTATACTCCCAAGGCGCAGGGACTTCCCCTGCGTCGGCCCTCGGTGGAGGTGACGGTGGGTACCGCAGCGTTGACTGCTGACTGCACTGTTATTGCCGCCCACGCAGGCGAGCGAATCATTTTCATTGGTTACGAGAAcggtctgctgcagctggtggaCACAACTGACGTGTACGTCTTCTGCCGTCGCTGGGCCACCGACGCGAGTGGCGTCGCACAACCGATTGCAGAGGTGCGGTACGGCGGCTCTGGTGTAGTGGTGGTGCGATTAGCCAACAACCACCTTTGCAGCTTCGCCATTCCTCCTCGCAGCCTCCTTGACCAACCGTCGTTGTCGCAAAATGTTTAG